Proteins co-encoded in one Spirosoma endbachense genomic window:
- a CDS encoding VOC family protein: MNQRFSVITIGTDDLAAMKRFYSEKLGWQSVAENKDIVFYKMNGFLFSLFDRTSLASGAGISADGAGFRSFTFSYNVRSIQDVDALFDELMERGVNTLGKPQNTPFGGYFFCFTDVEDNVLEVAYNPYIPLDESGNTITHNNIDNL; the protein is encoded by the coding sequence ATGAATCAGCGGTTTAGTGTCATAACGATAGGTACTGACGACTTAGCGGCCATGAAGCGGTTTTACTCCGAAAAACTAGGCTGGCAATCGGTAGCAGAAAATAAAGACATTGTCTTTTACAAGATGAACGGATTTCTGTTTAGTCTTTTCGATCGGACGAGTTTGGCTAGCGGTGCCGGTATATCGGCTGATGGAGCGGGGTTCCGATCATTCACTTTTTCCTATAATGTCAGGTCGATACAAGACGTTGATGCGTTATTTGACGAGCTTATGGAAAGGGGCGTTAACACCTTAGGTAAACCTCAAAACACGCCGTTTGGAGGTTATTTCTTTTGTTTTACTGACGTAGAAGATAATGTGCTGGAAGTGGCCTATAATCCCTACATTCCCCTGGACGAAAGCGGTAATACAATCACCCACAACAACATAGATAATCTGTAA
- a CDS encoding sulfatase family protein has product MINHIKLVAVTFVVACGILCFSMAAQKQNAPNIVYILADDLGYGDVSVYNPTGQISTPNIDKLAAQGMRFTDAHSPSSVCTPTRYSLLTGRYPWRSRLPVGVLRGYSRTLIEADRTTVASFLKSSGYQTGVVGKWHLGLDWEMQKGNEALLATTDYGIKTEMDTALIDFTRKPTQGPNTVGFDYSYILPASLDMPPYCYLENQTLTELPTSYTDGNKLQTGYTGPFWRAGKMAPSFDFYGVLPTFITKATNFLKKQSNKKPFFLYLPLSAPHTPWVPSPNYKGKSKAGEYGDFVQQVDAAVGEVLRTLEQSGLADNTIVLFASDNGPYWRENFVSQFNHKAAGEFRGMKGDAFEGGHRIPFIVRWPGKVKAGSVSNATTTLANLTATCKEILGNKTPNPEDSYSILPVLLGRAKQVPDQPAVVHSSSIGYFAIRKGDWKLIEGLGSGGFTEPRDVKPKPGEPVGQLYNLATDQLETTNQYQKNPEKVKELTILLNQIRQGKTR; this is encoded by the coding sequence ATGATCAACCATATCAAATTAGTTGCCGTCACATTTGTGGTCGCTTGTGGAATTCTTTGCTTTAGTATGGCCGCTCAAAAGCAGAATGCACCTAACATTGTCTATATCCTGGCCGATGATTTAGGCTATGGCGATGTATCGGTCTATAATCCTACAGGCCAGATTTCGACGCCCAATATTGACAAACTTGCCGCGCAGGGTATGCGTTTTACGGATGCCCACTCACCGTCGTCGGTTTGTACACCCACCCGATACTCGCTCCTGACAGGCCGTTACCCCTGGCGTAGCCGTTTACCGGTAGGGGTATTGCGTGGCTATAGCCGAACCCTCATTGAAGCCGATCGAACGACTGTTGCTTCGTTCTTAAAAAGCAGTGGCTACCAGACTGGTGTCGTTGGTAAGTGGCATTTGGGGTTAGACTGGGAGATGCAAAAGGGAAATGAAGCACTACTGGCAACAACGGATTACGGGATTAAAACCGAGATGGATACAGCGCTGATTGACTTTACGCGAAAACCCACGCAGGGACCGAATACCGTTGGATTTGACTATTCCTACATTTTGCCGGCTTCGCTGGATATGCCGCCTTACTGCTACCTTGAGAACCAGACACTAACAGAATTACCCACGTCTTATACCGACGGAAATAAGTTACAAACGGGGTATACAGGCCCTTTCTGGCGTGCCGGAAAAATGGCGCCATCCTTTGACTTTTACGGCGTCCTGCCAACCTTTATTACCAAGGCCACTAATTTCCTGAAAAAGCAAAGCAATAAGAAGCCCTTCTTTCTTTATCTGCCTTTATCGGCCCCGCATACGCCCTGGGTACCATCCCCAAATTATAAGGGTAAATCGAAAGCGGGTGAGTATGGCGATTTTGTACAACAGGTAGATGCGGCTGTTGGTGAAGTACTTCGAACCCTGGAGCAATCGGGGTTGGCCGACAATACCATTGTCCTGTTTGCAAGTGATAATGGTCCTTATTGGCGCGAAAATTTTGTCAGCCAATTCAATCATAAAGCCGCCGGAGAGTTTCGGGGTATGAAAGGCGATGCCTTTGAAGGTGGCCATCGAATACCGTTTATCGTTCGCTGGCCAGGTAAGGTAAAAGCTGGATCGGTGAGTAACGCGACCACTACCTTAGCTAACCTGACGGCTACGTGTAAAGAAATTCTTGGCAACAAAACGCCAAACCCCGAAGATAGCTACAGTATTCTGCCCGTACTGTTGGGTAGAGCCAAACAGGTTCCCGATCAACCGGCCGTCGTACATAGTTCATCCATTGGTTATTTTGCCATCCGTAAAGGCGATTGGAAGCTTATTGAAGGCCTGGGCTCGGGTGGTTTTACGGAGCCACGAGATGTTAAACCAAAGCCAGGCGAACCCGTCGGACAATTGTATAATCTGGCGACAGATCAGCTCGAAACAACCAATCAATACCAGAAAAATCCAGAGAAGGTAAAGGAGTTAACGATACTGTTAAACCAAATCAGGCAAGGTAAAACGAGGTAG
- a CDS encoding RES family NAD+ phosphorylase: MESRLSGGRWNSKGVGVLYATSTPVLGLVETLAYAPAARHEDLPTYWVFSLKVPDNIRCDKQDGLPDYWQDKTYERTQTWLNDWLAALTNLELRYRTY, encoded by the coding sequence GTGGAAAGCCGGTTATCTGGTGGCCGCTGGAATTCGAAAGGTGTTGGAGTGTTGTATGCCACCTCAACGCCCGTATTGGGCCTGGTCGAAACCTTAGCCTACGCTCCCGCAGCTCGGCATGAGGACTTACCCACTTATTGGGTGTTTTCTTTAAAAGTGCCCGATAACATCCGCTGTGATAAACAGGATGGATTACCCGATTACTGGCAAGACAAAACCTACGAGCGAACCCAAACCTGGTTGAACGACTGGTTAGCCGCCCTAACCAATTTGGAATTGCGGTACCGAACGTATTAG
- a CDS encoding alpha/beta hydrolase, whose amino-acid sequence MISATPSTQLSGLYHQKVVIFLLLFTGMFSGCVTTRVVTDPDCGTPNNVSYTHQTATSYFWGLKQSTDITPPCDPRFNHLNGVTVYSTFGQFLLSTVTLGIVNKRRVEWCCSPYTPALASIGDEEEEKRFTIVPVFYGTDRNVTGNGADLGYGNSRAELTYGICQVSVPITHKIGQIETPAWWKLEFSPNPDKHIVLRETKSLSNSSFYLGLKERLRTSTTKSAFIFVHGYNVNFEAAAKRTAQIYYDLHFDGPPVFYSWPSQGSVAGYPVDESNIEWSTTNIKNFISDFLAKTDAQSIYLIAHSMGNRALTRAVASLMKEQPASTSRIKEIILAAPDIDADVFIRDIAPALTTYKKPITLYVSSVDEALLASKQFHGYPRAGNSGDKLVVLPGVETIDATRAKTDFLGHSYFDSMSRDLFELIKNGLRPEKRNLFKITRQNKIYWELRE is encoded by the coding sequence ATGATTTCAGCAACTCCCTCCACTCAACTATCTGGCCTTTACCATCAAAAAGTAGTCATTTTTCTGCTTTTATTTACGGGTATGTTCTCTGGGTGTGTGACTACCCGGGTTGTGACTGATCCTGACTGCGGTACACCAAACAATGTTAGTTATACGCATCAAACTGCAACCTCCTATTTTTGGGGACTAAAGCAGTCGACCGATATTACTCCTCCCTGTGATCCACGTTTTAATCACCTCAATGGTGTAACGGTGTATTCGACATTTGGCCAATTCTTACTCTCGACAGTGACGCTGGGTATAGTCAATAAAAGACGTGTGGAATGGTGCTGCTCGCCTTATACTCCAGCCTTGGCTTCAATTGGTGATGAGGAGGAAGAGAAGAGGTTCACCATCGTTCCTGTTTTTTACGGCACCGATCGCAATGTAACCGGCAATGGAGCAGATCTTGGCTATGGCAATTCCAGAGCTGAGCTAACCTATGGTATATGCCAGGTATCGGTTCCCATTACCCATAAGATTGGTCAGATAGAAACCCCTGCCTGGTGGAAGCTCGAATTTAGCCCGAACCCGGATAAGCACATTGTCCTCCGGGAAACAAAATCATTATCCAATTCCAGCTTTTACCTAGGGTTGAAGGAACGGTTGAGGACATCTACTACTAAAAGTGCCTTTATTTTCGTTCATGGATATAATGTCAATTTTGAAGCCGCTGCGAAAAGAACGGCACAGATTTACTACGATCTTCACTTCGATGGCCCTCCCGTTTTTTACAGCTGGCCCTCCCAAGGTAGTGTTGCAGGCTACCCGGTAGATGAGTCAAACATTGAATGGTCTACAACAAATATTAAGAATTTTATCTCAGACTTTCTGGCAAAAACGGACGCTCAATCCATTTACCTAATCGCTCACAGCATGGGTAACCGGGCATTGACCCGTGCAGTTGCTTCACTGATGAAGGAACAGCCGGCAAGCACAAGTCGAATTAAAGAAATAATTCTAGCCGCTCCTGATATCGATGCTGATGTGTTTATCCGTGATATTGCGCCCGCATTGACTACGTATAAAAAGCCAATCACGTTGTATGTTTCATCCGTAGATGAAGCACTATTAGCTTCCAAGCAGTTTCATGGTTACCCAAGAGCTGGCAACTCCGGGGATAAATTAGTAGTGCTTCCTGGCGTGGAAACCATCGACGCAACAAGAGCTAAAACGGACTTTTTGGGCCATTCCTACTTTGATTCGATGAGCCGAGACCTTTTCGAACTGATAAAAAATGGCCTTCGTCCCGAAAAGAGAAACCTTTTCAAAATCACCAGACAGAACAAGATATACTGGGAGCTAAGAGAGTAA